In Maridesulfovibrio frigidus DSM 17176, a genomic segment contains:
- the pyrH gene encoding UMP kinase: MDKLRYSRVMIKLSGEALAGEQQFGVDPATINKFCEEIAAVSKTGVQIALVIGGGNIFRGLSASAKGMDRASADYMGMLATIMNALAVQDALEKLDCDTRVLSAIPMQAVAEPYVRRRAIRHLEKGRVVICAAGTGNPFFTTDTAAALRAMELKVEAIVKATKVDGVYDKDPMKYDDAVKYESITYIETLEKRLGVMDSTAISLAMDNNMPIIVFNLFEQGNITRVVRGEKIGTLVHGGNDD, from the coding sequence ATGGACAAATTGCGCTATTCACGAGTAATGATCAAACTCAGTGGTGAAGCACTTGCTGGAGAACAGCAGTTTGGAGTCGATCCTGCTACTATCAACAAATTTTGTGAAGAAATTGCTGCTGTTTCAAAAACAGGAGTTCAGATAGCTTTAGTTATCGGTGGCGGAAACATTTTTCGTGGACTATCAGCGTCAGCAAAAGGTATGGATAGAGCTTCTGCAGACTACATGGGAATGCTTGCAACCATTATGAACGCACTAGCTGTTCAGGATGCTCTCGAAAAATTGGATTGCGACACTAGGGTCCTCTCTGCTATTCCTATGCAGGCTGTTGCTGAACCGTATGTTCGCCGCAGAGCTATTCGCCACCTTGAAAAAGGCCGTGTTGTTATTTGTGCAGCCGGAACTGGAAATCCCTTTTTCACAACGGATACAGCTGCCGCTCTTAGAGCTATGGAGCTGAAAGTAGAAGCAATTGTCAAGGCGACCAAAGTTGACGGTGTCTACGACAAAGACCCAATGAAATACGACGATGCTGTAAAATACGAATCTATCACCTATATTGAAACTCTTGAAAAAAGACTTGGAGTCATGGATTCCACAGCCATTTCTCTGGCTATGGATAACAACATGCCGATAATTGTCTTTAACCTTTTCGAACAAGGTAATATCACTAGGGTTGTCAGAGGTGAAAAGATCGGAACACTAGTTCACGGAGGAAATGATGATTAA
- the uppS gene encoding polyprenyl diphosphate synthase — translation MMPRHLAIIMDGNGRWAKAKGLSRSDGHKAGTEAAKAIVTKCRKLGIKHLTLYTFSKENWARPKDEIAQLFSLLTVFLKNELLSLCEQDIRLNVLGELSDFPFGVKQVVAHTMKKTQHCSSMTLNLALNYSGRDELVRACKKMISAGMKAEQITEETLSENLYTAGQPDPDLIIRTSGEQRLSNYLLFQAAYSELYFTDVFWPDFTPEELEKALNDFTKRQRRFGKTGEQV, via the coding sequence ATGATGCCCCGACATTTAGCCATTATTATGGATGGCAATGGAAGGTGGGCAAAGGCTAAGGGGCTATCGCGCAGCGATGGCCACAAAGCCGGAACTGAAGCAGCAAAAGCAATTGTCACAAAATGCCGGAAACTTGGCATTAAGCATCTGACCCTTTACACGTTTTCCAAGGAAAACTGGGCCAGACCAAAAGACGAAATTGCTCAACTCTTCAGCCTGTTGACAGTTTTTTTAAAAAATGAACTGCTCAGCCTGTGTGAACAGGACATACGCCTGAATGTACTCGGAGAACTTTCTGATTTTCCATTCGGCGTAAAACAGGTCGTTGCCCACACCATGAAAAAGACTCAGCATTGCAGCTCGATGACTCTCAACCTTGCGCTTAATTATTCAGGCAGGGATGAATTGGTTCGCGCTTGTAAAAAAATGATATCTGCCGGAATGAAAGCAGAGCAAATTACTGAAGAAACGCTGTCCGAAAACTTGTATACAGCAGGTCAGCCCGACCCGGATTTAATTATCCGCACTAGCGGAGAGCAAAGGCTCTCAAACTATTTGCTATTTCAAGCAGCGTACTCTGAACTTTACTTTACAGACGTTTTCTGGCCGGACTTTACTCCGGAAGAGCTTGAAAAAGCACTTAATGACTTTACTAAAAGACAACGTCGTTTTGGTAAAACCGGAGAACAAGTATAA
- the frr gene encoding ribosome recycling factor: MMINEVIDDGTKRMDGALTSLEGDFVRLRTGRASTGLIDHIMVDYYGTPTPINQVASVAVPDSRTITIQPWDKGAFALIDKALLKSDLGLNPVNDGKLIRICIPPLTEERRKDLGKIAKKFTEDSKVALRNVRRDMNETLKKLEKDKDISSDEMHDAQDRVQKLTDVYVKKCDELLAAKDKEIMEI; encoded by the coding sequence ATGATGATTAATGAAGTTATAGACGATGGCACAAAAAGAATGGACGGAGCACTAACTAGTCTCGAAGGCGACTTTGTAAGACTACGCACAGGAAGAGCTTCAACCGGACTGATCGATCACATCATGGTTGATTACTACGGAACACCGACTCCGATTAATCAGGTTGCGTCAGTGGCTGTACCCGACTCACGTACTATTACTATCCAGCCATGGGATAAAGGAGCTTTCGCCTTAATTGACAAAGCTCTATTGAAATCAGACCTCGGTCTTAATCCGGTAAATGACGGTAAGCTAATTCGCATCTGCATTCCTCCGTTAACTGAGGAACGCCGTAAGGATTTAGGTAAAATTGCTAAGAAATTTACTGAAGATTCAAAAGTGGCTCTCCGCAATGTACGCCGCGATATGAATGAGACACTGAAGAAGCTCGAAAAAGATAAAGATATTTCTTCAGATGAGATGCATGATGCACAGGACCGCGTTCAGAAGCTCACAGACGTATACGTCAAAAAATGTGATGAGCTCCTCGCGGCCAAAGATAAGGAAATCATGGAAATTTAA